A genomic region of Notamacropus eugenii isolate mMacEug1 chromosome 3, mMacEug1.pri_v2, whole genome shotgun sequence contains the following coding sequences:
- the LMOD2 gene encoding leiomodin-2, producing the protein MSTFGYRRELSKYESIDEDELLASLTEEELKELERELEDIEPNRNVPVGLRQKSLTEKTPTGTFSREALMAYWEKETKKLLEKERLGQCDKGPEEDKEDSEEELIFTESNSEVSEEIYTGEEEEEEEEEESDEEDEAERKPEVLEGCQGTLNCVQDRSESPKPKTFKSQIENINLTNGHSGRNTESPTAIHPCGNPTVIEDALERVKNNDPDTIEVNLNNIENITTPNLTRFAEALHNNTVVKTFSLANTKADDNAAIAIAEMLKVNQHITSVNIESNFITGKGILAIMRALQHNTVLTELRFHNQRHIMGSQVEMEIVKLLKENTTLVRLGYHFELAGPRMSMTSILTRNMDKQRQKRIQEQKQQEGYDGGSNFRNKVWQRGTPGSSPHASPRHSPWSSPKLPKKVQSVRSRPPSPAAPSPPPPPPPPPPPPPPPLPPPHMPPLPPPPPPPPPPLPEKKLITRNIAEVIKQQENAQRALQNGQKKKKGKKVKKQPNNILKEIKNSLRSVQEKKTEESSRPSTPQRSAHDNLMEEIRGSSIRQLRRVEVPMALR; encoded by the exons ATGTCTACCTTTGGCTACAGAAGGGAGCTGAGCAAATATGAATCCATCGATGAGGATGAACTCCTTGCTTCCCTGACGGAGGAAGAGCTGAAGGAGCTGGAGAGGGAGCTGGAAGATATTGAACCCAACAGAAATGTGCCAGTGGGACTAAGGCAAAAGAGCCTGACCGAGAAAACCCCTACAGGGACGTTCAGCAGAGAGGCCCTGATGGCCTACTGGGAGAAAGAGACCAAAAAGCTTCTGGAGAAAGAGAGGCTAGGGCAGTGTGATAAG GGcccagaagaagacaaagaggACAGCGAGGAGGAACTTATCTTTACAGAAAGCAACAGTGAGGTTTCTGAAGAGATTTATactggggaagaagaggaggaggaagaggaagaggaaagtgatgaagaagatgaagcaGAAAGGAAGCCTGAAGTCCTAGAGGGCTGCCAGGGAACTCTGAATTGTGTACAGGACCGTTCTGAAAGCCCTAAGCCAAAGACATTTAAGAGTCAGATAGAAAACATAAACCTAACAAATGGCCACAGTGGCAGAAACACGGAGTCGCCTACTGCCATTCACCCTTGCGGCAATCCCACTGTTATTGAAGACGCTTTGGAGAGGGTGAAGAACAATGACCCCGACACCATCGAGGTCAACCTAAACAACATTGAAAACATCACAACACCGAATCTGACCCGCTTTGCTGAAGCCCTCCACAACAACACGGTGGTGAAAACATTCAGCCTGGCCAATACAAAGGCTGATGACAACGCAGCTATTGCAATTGCAGAGATGCTGAAGGTCAACCAGCACATCACCAGTGTCAACATTGAGTCCAATTTCATCACTGGCAAAGGGATTCTGGCCATCATGCGGGCCCTTCAACACAACACAGTTCTGACGGAGCTGCGGTTTCACAACCAAAGACACATCATGGGCAGCCAGGTGGAAATGGAAATTGTCAAGCTGCTGAAGGAGAACACCACACTGGTGAGACTGGGCTATCACTTTGAACTTGCTGGACCAAGAATGAGCATGACAAGTATTTTGACAAGAAATATGGACAAACAGAGGCAGAAACGGATACAGGAGCAAAAGCAACAAGAGGGGTATGATGGGGGATCCAACTTCAGAAACAAAGTTTGGCAGCGGGGAACTCCTGGCTCTTCACCTCATGCATCCCCTAGACATTCTCCTTGGTCATCACCAAAACTGCCTAAGAAAGTCCAGTCTGTAAGAAGTCGACCCCCATCTCCCGCAgccccatctcctcctcctcctcctcctccacctcctcctcctcctcctcctccactcccacCTCCCCATATGCCACCactacctcctcccccaccccctcccccacctcctctgCCAGAGAAAAAGTTAATAACCCGAAACATCGCAGAAGTCATTAAACAACAGGAGAATGCCCAAAGGGCATTGCAAaatggacagaaaaagaaaaaagggaaaaaggtcaAAAAACAACCTAACAATATATTGAAGGAGATAAAAAATTCATTAAGGTCAgttcaggaaaagaaaacagaagaaagttcAAGGCCTTCCACCCCACAGAGATCAGCTCATGACAACCTCATGGAAGAAATTCGGGGAAGTAGTATAAGACAGTTAAGGCGG GTGGAAGTACCAATGGCTCTGCGATAG